A window of Candidatus Zixiibacteriota bacterium contains these coding sequences:
- a CDS encoding YraN family protein: protein MSCSDYRESSTNKPLKSWQKYEKLASEYLKQHGFDILAANWRSGRYEIDLIARKGKQVVFVEVKSVRDVSFGHPAERVDVKKTINLTRAAQAYVIEKSLSDCDLRFDVITFIDGRLEHYPNAFEAADEAD from the coding sequence ATGTCTTGTTCTGATTATCGAGAGTCCTCCACCAACAAGCCTCTTAAATCCTGGCAGAAATACGAAAAACTAGCGTCCGAATATCTGAAGCAACACGGTTTTGATATTCTCGCCGCCAACTGGCGTTCCGGCCGCTATGAGATTGATCTGATCGCTCGCAAGGGGAAGCAGGTTGTTTTCGTAGAGGTTAAATCCGTGCGGGATGTTTCGTTCGGCCATCCGGCGGAGCGGGTGGATGTGAAAAAGACGATCAACCTGACGCGAGCGGCGCAGGCTTATGTGATCGAGAAAAGCCTGAGCGACTGCGATTTACGGTTCGATGTGATTACTTTTATCGACGGTCGTCTGGAACATTACCCGAACGCCTTTGAAGCGGCGGATGAGGCGGACTAG
- the trmD gene encoding tRNA (guanosine(37)-N1)-methyltransferase TrmD — MKYEIVTLFPDYFALSLRQSLIGKALEKQLFEIEIINLRDFATDRHHTVDDTPYGGGGGMVLKLEPLDRCLQSLGWQPRDKAVASGENRRLLLTSAAGTPLTQHEAVKMSLLDRLTIICGHYLGVDERLLDLYDIEEISIGDYTLSGGEPAAAVIVDCTARLIPGVLGNFESAINDSHMESTLGWPVYTKPVEYAGLKVPEPLVNGNHKEIERFRREAALLKCAANRPDLLEKQELTAEERALLNKTRKKEH, encoded by the coding sequence ATGAAGTATGAGATAGTAACGCTTTTTCCGGATTACTTTGCCCTGTCATTGCGGCAGTCGTTGATCGGCAAAGCGCTGGAGAAGCAGCTCTTTGAAATAGAAATAATCAATCTCCGTGATTTCGCCACGGACCGTCATCACACGGTTGATGACACCCCGTACGGCGGCGGCGGCGGGATGGTGCTCAAACTGGAGCCGCTCGATCGTTGTCTGCAAAGCCTGGGGTGGCAACCGCGCGATAAGGCGGTCGCGTCGGGTGAGAACCGGCGCCTGTTGTTGACCTCGGCGGCGGGAACACCGCTGACTCAGCATGAAGCGGTGAAGATGTCGCTTCTGGACCGGCTGACGATCATCTGCGGCCATTATCTGGGCGTTGATGAACGGCTGCTGGATTTGTACGACATCGAAGAGATCTCGATCGGCGATTACACCCTTTCCGGCGGTGAACCGGCAGCGGCAGTGATTGTCGACTGCACCGCACGCTTGATTCCGGGGGTGCTGGGGAATTTCGAGTCGGCTATCAACGACTCACACATGGAATCCACGCTGGGCTGGCCGGTTTACACCAAACCGGTCGAGTATGCCGGGCTGAAAGTTCCGGAGCCGCTGGTAAACGGCAACCACAAGGAGATTGAACGGTTTCGGCGCGAGGCGGCCCTGCTCAAATGTGCGGCCAATCGCCCGGACCTGTTGGAAAAGCAGGAACTGACCGCTGAGGAGCGGGCCCTGTTGAACAAGACGAGAAAAAAAGAACATTGA
- the rimM gene encoding ribosome maturation factor RimM (Essential for efficient processing of 16S rRNA), translated as MSQDEMVVIGRLGRPRGVNGEIFVTPQTDFPERFVGMKTIHVHNRQGWQKLNIVSSRIVSGRPVLRFEGIENPEQARLLTNLELGVVSDELVDLPEGSHYLHELVDCEVVDETNGEKIGVVESVEQYPANDVYRIAASDGRRLSIAAVRKFVKHVDVRTKKIVIDAAGLVETA; from the coding sequence GTGTCCCAGGACGAAATGGTGGTGATCGGTCGACTCGGCCGACCCCGCGGCGTGAACGGTGAGATTTTCGTCACGCCCCAAACCGACTTCCCGGAGCGTTTCGTGGGCATGAAAACGATTCATGTCCACAATCGCCAGGGATGGCAAAAGCTGAATATCGTCTCGTCCCGAATCGTATCGGGGCGACCGGTGCTGCGATTCGAGGGAATCGAGAATCCGGAACAGGCTCGACTGCTGACCAATCTCGAACTGGGTGTTGTCTCGGACGAGTTGGTGGATCTGCCCGAGGGCAGTCATTACCTGCATGAGCTGGTCGATTGCGAGGTGGTCGACGAGACGAACGGTGAAAAGATAGGTGTCGTTGAATCGGTGGAGCAATACCCGGCCAACGATGTTTATCGGATCGCGGCGAGCGACGGCCGCAGGCTGTCAATAGCGGCGGTTCGGAAGTTCGTGAAGCACGTTGATGTGAGAACGAAGAAAATCGTGATTGATGCGGCCGGTCTGGTGGAAACGGCCTGA
- a CDS encoding KH domain-containing protein, whose translation MKEFIELIVKYLVDNPDQVDVKEVEGSRTTVYELRVAQPDLGKVIGKQGQTAKSIRTLLAAAAARQGKRAVLEILE comes from the coding sequence ATGAAGGAATTCATCGAACTGATCGTCAAGTACCTCGTGGACAATCCGGACCAAGTGGATGTTAAGGAAGTTGAAGGCAGCCGGACGACCGTTTATGAACTGCGTGTCGCGCAGCCGGACCTCGGCAAAGTGATCGGCAAACAGGGCCAGACGGCCAAGTCGATTCGGACCCTGCTCGCCGCCGCCGCTGCCCGTCAGGGCAAGCGCGCCGTGCTGGAGATTCTGGAATAG
- a CDS encoding RsmD family RNA methyltransferase → MAKRDDDNDFEFRIIAGELKGKLIRAPKLAGTRPPLSRMRKSIFDFLNPYLIGANYLDLFSGTGSYLFEAVSRGVDQATGVELDERLVESINHHAEQFGVADRLLCLQADVFEAISDFAVTGRLFDIVMIAPPQYRGVIDQTMQALADHRIVRDDALILCQHDTSETSKINFGSWPILQQRKYGNTTYTILSPSEPK, encoded by the coding sequence ATGGCAAAAAGAGACGACGACAACGATTTCGAATTCCGTATCATCGCCGGTGAGCTCAAGGGCAAACTCATCCGCGCCCCCAAGCTGGCCGGTACCCGTCCGCCGCTCAGCCGGATGCGCAAGTCGATCTTCGACTTCCTCAATCCATATCTCATCGGAGCGAATTATCTCGATCTTTTCAGCGGTACCGGCTCCTACCTGTTCGAAGCGGTCAGTCGTGGTGTCGATCAGGCTACCGGAGTTGAACTGGACGAACGACTGGTCGAATCGATCAATCATCACGCCGAGCAGTTCGGCGTCGCCGACCGGTTGCTTTGTCTTCAGGCCGATGTTTTCGAGGCGATTTCCGACTTCGCCGTCACCGGCCGGTTGTTCGACATTGTCATGATCGCCCCGCCGCAATACCGGGGAGTCATCGACCAAACTATGCAGGCCCTCGCGGACCATCGCATTGTCCGCGATGATGCTCTCATTCTCTGCCAGCACGACACCTCCGAAACGAGTAAAATAAACTTCGGCTCCTGGCCGATCCTGCAGCAGCGCAAATACGGCAACACCACCTACACGATCCTGTCCCCTTCCGAGCCCAAATGA
- a CDS encoding omptin family outer membrane protease — MKKTIVSLAFLVLMATGSVSAEATIDFQLTPSISWQSGYHDYEINFAYYALYGNDTVIVRGRSKLEFPLDGIYPTLRIGINNRFESEGFYFVEAEASLNVSDPGDAMKDSDWETNPYTHEEVLWSYSESDVEHDFIMLQGLIGRKVVKSPKGLIGVVMGFRYVKIKQDIIGLSLRQWEGSEWVNYASDGKVGHYEVTYKMPFIGARAIYKPSSMLQAQPQVLVSRLFASDLDDHVLRGKTAEGSPEGIAVIGSLAGRYEFKTRGPSTPYIELSAELLWLHATGKQVQTWYEDETYYDEAVGEDVTVEAGTKISNIPHEINNTTYRIGLGIGMNF; from the coding sequence ATGAAAAAAACGATCGTATCTCTGGCTTTCCTGGTTCTGATGGCGACCGGATCGGTTTCCGCCGAAGCTACAATAGATTTTCAATTGACCCCCTCAATTTCCTGGCAGAGTGGATATCACGACTATGAAATCAACTTCGCCTATTACGCTCTTTACGGCAATGATACCGTGATCGTACGCGGCCGGAGTAAGCTCGAATTCCCGCTGGATGGGATTTATCCCACGCTTCGGATCGGGATCAATAATCGCTTCGAATCCGAAGGATTTTATTTTGTCGAGGCGGAAGCGAGTCTCAATGTCTCCGATCCCGGTGATGCTATGAAGGATTCCGACTGGGAAACCAATCCGTATACCCACGAAGAGGTTCTCTGGAGTTATTCCGAGAGCGATGTCGAGCATGATTTCATAATGTTGCAGGGATTGATCGGCCGTAAGGTGGTCAAATCGCCAAAAGGACTGATCGGGGTTGTGATGGGTTTCAGGTATGTCAAGATCAAGCAGGATATTATCGGTCTGAGCCTTCGTCAGTGGGAAGGGAGTGAATGGGTGAATTATGCCTCGGACGGGAAAGTCGGACATTATGAGGTTACCTACAAGATGCCGTTTATCGGGGCGCGGGCGATTTATAAACCCTCATCGATGCTGCAGGCACAACCGCAAGTGCTGGTTTCGCGTTTGTTTGCCTCCGATCTGGACGACCATGTTCTCCGAGGAAAAACGGCCGAGGGCAGCCCTGAAGGTATCGCTGTAATCGGTTCATTGGCAGGTCGATACGAATTCAAAACCAGGGGGCCGTCAACCCCTTATATAGAGCTGTCGGCCGAACTGCTCTGGCTTCATGCCACCGGCAAGCAGGTTCAGACCTGGTACGAGGATGAGACTTATTACGATGAGGCTGTCGGTGAGGATGTTACGGTAGAAGCGGGGACGAAGATTTCCAATATCCCGCATGAAATTAACAATACTACGTACCGTATCGGATTGGGGATCGGAATGAATTTCTGA
- the ispG gene encoding flavodoxin-dependent (E)-4-hydroxy-3-methylbut-2-enyl-diphosphate synthase — protein MEINYPVKRRESRAVKVGDLIIGGGFPVTVQSMTTSDTRDIAATVKQIKQLFEAGAEIVRLSVLNQEAARCLKAIREQTTGPLVADIHFHYKLALAAIEAGFDKIRINPGNIGEEWKVREVTRAAGEAEVPIRIGVNSGSLPKDLLKQYGHDDPRAFAEAALREAAVLEDMDFRDIIISVKSTSPTVAFWAYHILAEKCDYPLHLGITEAGILEPGTIKSSVGIGALLLTGIGDTIRVSLTADPIHEPRIGKQILAACNLKPDGVEVISCPTCGRCQIDLIPLAESITAKTRHIKTPLKVAVMGCAVNGPGEARAADVGIAGGVGKGTLIKKGEVIAYTKEDELEKALLDEIEAMTGEKIPR, from the coding sequence ATGGAAATAAACTATCCCGTTAAGCGGCGCGAGAGCCGCGCAGTTAAGGTCGGTGATCTGATCATCGGCGGTGGTTTCCCGGTGACGGTGCAGTCCATGACGACCTCCGACACCCGAGATATCGCGGCGACGGTGAAACAGATCAAACAACTTTTTGAGGCCGGAGCCGAGATCGTTCGCCTGTCGGTACTCAACCAGGAAGCGGCGCGTTGTCTTAAGGCGATCCGCGAACAAACGACCGGTCCGCTCGTGGCCGATATCCATTTTCATTATAAGCTGGCCCTGGCGGCAATCGAGGCCGGTTTTGACAAAATTAGAATCAATCCCGGCAATATCGGTGAGGAATGGAAAGTCCGCGAGGTAACCAGGGCGGCCGGGGAGGCCGAGGTTCCGATCCGGATCGGCGTCAATTCCGGGTCGCTTCCCAAGGATCTGCTGAAGCAATACGGTCATGACGATCCTCGGGCGTTCGCCGAAGCGGCGTTGCGCGAAGCCGCCGTGCTGGAGGATATGGATTTCCGGGATATAATAATTTCGGTCAAGTCAACCTCACCGACTGTGGCGTTTTGGGCTTATCATATTCTGGCCGAAAAATGTGATTACCCGCTGCATCTCGGCATTACCGAAGCGGGCATTCTCGAACCGGGGACCATTAAATCTTCAGTAGGGATCGGGGCGCTTCTGCTCACCGGTATCGGCGATACCATTCGGGTCTCACTGACGGCCGATCCGATTCACGAGCCGCGCATCGGCAAACAGATATTGGCTGCCTGCAACCTGAAGCCCGACGGGGTAGAGGTTATAAGCTGTCCCACCTGCGGACGCTGTCAAATCGACTTGATTCCACTGGCCGAATCGATTACCGCCAAGACACGTCATATCAAAACCCCCTTGAAAGTGGCCGTGATGGGTTGTGCCGTAAACGGACCCGGTGAGGCCCGGGCGGCCGATGTCGGTATTGCGGGGGGAGTCGGCAAAGGCACCCTCATTAAGAAGGGTGAGGTTATTGCGTACACAAAAGAAGATGAGCTGGAAAAGGCCCTCCTTGACGAAATCGAGGCCATGACCGGCGAAAAAATACCACGGTAA
- a CDS encoding ribonuclease HII, with amino-acid sequence MKADPKLMAEMYANIEQMLTDKGFSAICGVDEVGRGPLAGPVVAAAVIMPPDLKIEGLTDSKKLSPKRREIIFEQIADLELPCAVGIIDNECIDKMNILKASLMAMRKAVQDLQPNPDFLLVDGTFTIPKMTQPQYAIVGGDALCASISAASIVAKVTRDRIMDRYQTLYPSFSFAQHKGYPTRAHLEELREHGPCEIHRRSFKPVAELVDQYVLF; translated from the coding sequence ATGAAAGCAGATCCTAAGCTGATGGCCGAGATGTACGCCAATATCGAGCAGATGCTGACGGACAAGGGATTCAGCGCCATCTGCGGCGTTGATGAAGTTGGTCGGGGACCGCTGGCCGGGCCGGTTGTCGCCGCCGCCGTAATCATGCCGCCCGATCTTAAAATCGAGGGATTGACCGATTCCAAGAAACTTTCGCCCAAGCGGCGTGAGATAATTTTCGAGCAGATCGCCGATCTCGAACTGCCCTGTGCGGTGGGGATTATCGACAACGAATGTATCGATAAAATGAACATCCTCAAAGCCTCGCTGATGGCGATGCGTAAAGCGGTCCAGGACCTTCAGCCTAATCCTGATTTTCTGCTGGTCGACGGAACCTTCACGATTCCCAAAATGACCCAGCCGCAGTATGCCATCGTTGGCGGTGATGCTCTCTGTGCGTCGATCTCGGCAGCGTCGATCGTGGCCAAGGTAACGCGTGACCGGATCATGGATCGTTATCAGACGCTGTATCCTTCGTTCAGTTTCGCTCAGCATAAGGGTTATCCGACCAGGGCTCATTTAGAGGAACTGCGCGAACACGGTCCCTGCGAAATCCATCGCCGGTCGTTCAAACCGGTGGCGGAGCTGGTTGATCAGTATGTCTTGTTCTGA